Part of the Sinorhizobium terangae genome is shown below.
CCGATACTCTTGCCCGCGCGCCGATGCTCGGCGAGAGCCGCGCGCAGTTCGGCGATGGTGGTGATCGTTTTCATCTTCGGACCCTCCAATCCGCCGGGGCGCGGGCGTACGCGCCCCGTTTCGCCATATGGCCCCTTGTGAGCCCCGCGAAAAAGGCAACTGCACAAATTTTGGCTTGCAAAGCTCTATCTTGTGCAGCGCAAAAAGACAAATGGAAATGGTGCGTGAAGCCGGATTGCAGGGTCCAAAAAGCAGGCCGGATCAGCGGCCTACCCGATTTCAATCGAACTTGACGAGATTCAGCGCGGGCAACGGACCGCCGGGAAACTGCGTGAGCTTTCCGCCAACCGAGAGCGGGCCGAGATCGATGCCGAAGAAGCCCAGCCGGTCGATCAGCGCGCCGACCTCCGCCTTGGCGGCGGCGTCATCGCCGGAAAAGAAGAGCACGCGGCGGCCGCCTTCTGCCTTCGGATCGCCGGAAACGAGGTGTGGCTGCAGATGATTGAGGGCCTTGACGACGCGCGCACCCGGGACGAGGCCGGCGAAGACCTCACTCGAGAGCCGACCCTTGAGCTCGGCGGGCTTGAAGAGCGGCGCTTCGATCGGATTGTTTGCGTCGATGACGATCCGGCCGTTCCAATCCGGCAGACCGGAAAGCGCCTTGGGCAGCTTCGACCAGGTGACCGCGACCAGCACGAGATCGGCGCTTGCGGCCTCTTCGCGTGTTCCTGCGGTGATGTAAGGGGCGAGTTCGCCGGCAAGCGCTTTCAGGCTCTCCGGCCCACGGCTGTTGGAAATGATCGCCGGGATCTCCGCCCGGGCGAGCGCCCTGGCAACGGCCGCCCCGATGTTGCCGGATCCGATGATGCCAATGGACATGGCGACTTCCTTTCAAGTTGCCAGTCGCTGCGACCTGAGGCGGTGAAGCCGCCGCCAGCGACGATGTCGGCGCCCGTGATGAAGGCGGCATCGGGGCTCGACAGAGAGGCAACGACGCTCGCGATCTCGTCCGACTTACCATGGCAGCCGATCCGGGCCGACGATCGTGGAGACCGGCCCGCCGTCGGCGTTCATGTCGGTGACGTTCAGACCGGGATCGCGCACCAGCTGCAGGTGAAGCCGGCGACCGCACCTCGGTCAACTGCAAAGCGAGGCGGTCGGCGTAGCGACATCGAGCTGCCGACATGGATAACGCGCCCGCCCGCCTTCGTGTTGCGCACCGCCTCCTGCGTGGCAACGAAGACGCCGGTGACATTGACCGCGATCATGCGATTGTAACCCGCCTCGGTGATCTCGTCGATCGGACCGTCGAACGCGAGCGGCCGGCGGAACGTTTGCCGGAAGCATCGGCTGAACTGCGGTTGAAAGCCGCTGCGCGAGCACCAGTTTAAACTCGTCTCCGCCTGTCGGCTGGCGAAGCCGCGTTTCGTCCTTGGTTCGTAGAAACAACTATCCGTCACGAGGAACGTCCCATGCGCATGATTTTTGTAAACCTGCCCGTCAAAAACCTGGAAGCCTCCCGGACCTTCTTTTCCGCCCTCGGCTTCACCTTCAACGAGCAGTTCTCGGACGACACGGCCGCCTGCATGGTGATCGACGACAATATCTTCGCCATGCTGCTGACCGAGCCTAAATTCCGCAACTTTATCACCGGGGAGATCAGCGACACGGCCAAGGGCACGGAAGTCATCACCGCCCTTTCCGCCACAAGCCGCGCCGAGTGCGACGACATGCTTGCCAAGGCGCTCGCCGCCGGCGCCAAGCCGTGGAAGCCGGCAATCGACTACGGCTCGATGTACGGAATCAGCTTCCAGGATCTCGATGGCCATGTCTGGGAATTCATGTGGATGGACATGTCGGCCGAGCAGGCGGCGTGACTGGCTGAGCCAGTGCGGAAAACGGCGCGCTGGAAATGCCCAGCCGCTCAAGAGTCTCTTTGCGACGCCGACGCGTCCGCGTCGCGATAGACTCAAATCGCGCCCTAGCATGCCGCTGCTGCGCTTCCTACCCGCCGATCAGCGCCAGCCACTCGTCCTCGTCCATGGTCTGGACGCCAAGTTCGCGCGCCTTGTCGAGCTTCGAGCCGGCACCCGGTCCTGCGACGACGATGTCGGTCTTCTTCGACACCGAGCCGGCTACTTTTGCGCCGAGGCTTTCCGCTTTTGCCTTGGCCTCGTCGCGCGTCATTTTTTCGAGCGAGCCGGTGAAGACCACCGTCTTGCCCGCAACCGGACTGCCGGTTGTAACCGGCATCTCCGCGCTTTCCGGCGTCACCTCTTCCAGGAGCCGTGAAACGACCTCGACGTTGCGCGGCTCCTTGTAGAACTCGACGATGGCGCGGGCGACGACCTCGCCGATGCCGTCGATGCTGTTGAGCTCGTTCCAGGCGTCGCCGGCAAAACTGCCCGCCTCGACCATCGCCGCGCCAAAGTGATCGTAGCTGCCATAGGAGCGGGCGAGCAGCTTCGCGGTCGTTTCGCCCACGTGGCGAATGCCGAGCGCGTAAATGAAGCGGTGGAGCGCGATCGAGCGGCGCGTGTTGATCGCCTCGAAAAGCTTTCTGACGCTGACCTTTCCAAAACCCTCGATGTTTTCAAGCTTGGTGAGCGAGACCTCCTGGCGGCGCTCCAGCGTGAAGATCTCCGGCGCGGTGCGGATCCTCAGCTTCTCGTCCTCGCTTTCGAAGAAGAATTCGATCTGCTTGGAGCCAAGCCCCTCGATGTCGAAGGCATTGCGCGAGACGAAGTGCTTCAGGTGCTCGACCGCCTGCGCCCGGCACACGAAGCCGCCGGTGCAGCGGCGCACGGCATCCAGCTTGCCGGATTTCTCGTTGATGTCGCGCACCGCGTGGCTGCCGCAGACAGGGCATGTGGTCGGGAACTTGTAAGGCTCGGCGCCTTCCGCACGTTCGCCCATCACCACGTCGACGATTTGAGGGATGACATCCCCAGCCCGCTGCACGATGACCATGTCGCCGATGCGGATGTCGCGCCCTTCGCGGATCGACTCGCCGCGATTGCCGACACCGCGGATATAGTCCTCGTTGTGCAAGGTCGCGTTGGTTACCACCACGCCGCCGACGGTGATCGGCTCAAGCCGCGCAACTGGCGTCAGCGCGCCAGTGCGGCCGACCTGGATGTCGATGCCCTTGAGCCGCGTGAAGGCTTGCTCGGCCGGGAACTTGTGCGCCGTCGCCCATCGCGGCGAGCGCGAGCGGAAGCCGAGGCGCGCCTGCAGGTCGAGCCGGTCGACCTTGTAGACGACGCCGTCGATATCGTAGTCGAGATCGGGCCGCTCGCGCTCGATGTGGTGATAGTGCTCCAGCAATTCGTCCGCAGAAGCGAAACGCTGTATCAGCGGATTGACCGGAAAGCCCCAGGCCTTGAACGTCTCGACCATGCCGAGCTGAGTATCGGCCGGCATCGCCGACATCTCGCCCCAGGCATAGGCGAAGAACCGGAGCTTACGGCTCGCCGTCACCTTGGCGTCGAGTTGCCGGAGCGAGCCGGAGGCGGTGTTGCGCGGGTTGACGTAGAGCGGCCTGCCTTGCGCCGCCATTTCGGCATTGAGCGCGGCGAAGTCCGACTTCGCCATATAGATCTCGCCGCGCACTTCGACGACATCTGGGGCGTCGGCCGGAAGGCTATTGGGGATCATGCCGATCGTGCGGACATTGGCGGTGACGTTTTCGCCGGTCGTGCCGTCGCCG
Proteins encoded:
- a CDS encoding VOC family protein; translated protein: MRMIFVNLPVKNLEASRTFFSALGFTFNEQFSDDTAACMVIDDNIFAMLLTEPKFRNFITGEISDTAKGTEVITALSATSRAECDDMLAKALAAGAKPWKPAIDYGSMYGISFQDLDGHVWEFMWMDMSAEQAA
- a CDS encoding NADPH-dependent F420 reductase, whose amino-acid sequence is MSIGIIGSGNIGAAVARALARAEIPAIISNSRGPESLKALAGELAPYITAGTREEAASADLVLVAVTWSKLPKALSGLPDWNGRIVIDANNPIEAPLFKPAELKGRLSSEVFAGLVPGARVVKALNHLQPHLVSGDPKAEGGRRVLFFSGDDAAAKAEVGALIDRLGFFGIDLGPLSVGGKLTQFPGGPLPALNLVKFD
- a CDS encoding SDR family NAD(P)-dependent oxidoreductase, producing the protein MTDSCFYEPRTKRGFASRQAETSLNWCSRSGFQPQFSRCFRQTFRRPLAFDGPIDEITEAGYNRMIAVNVTGVFVATQEAVRNTKAGGRVIHVGSSMSLRRPPRFAVDRGAVAGFTCSWCAIPV
- the ligA gene encoding NAD-dependent DNA ligase LigA, yielding MLSERKPVEQLTETEAAEELAFLAAELARHDALYHGQDAPEISDADYDALKRRNDLIEERFPALIREDSPSRKVGAAPSLTFQPVVHARPMLSLDNTFSDEDARDFVAGVYRFLGRLPDHSIAFTAEPKIDGLSMSLRYENRRLVTAATRGDGTTGENVTANVRTIGMIPNSLPADAPDVVEVRGEIYMAKSDFAALNAEMAAQGRPLYVNPRNTASGSLRQLDAKVTASRKLRFFAYAWGEMSAMPADTQLGMVETFKAWGFPVNPLIQRFASADELLEHYHHIERERPDLDYDIDGVVYKVDRLDLQARLGFRSRSPRWATAHKFPAEQAFTRLKGIDIQVGRTGALTPVARLEPITVGGVVVTNATLHNEDYIRGVGNRGESIREGRDIRIGDMVIVQRAGDVIPQIVDVVMGERAEGAEPYKFPTTCPVCGSHAVRDINEKSGKLDAVRRCTGGFVCRAQAVEHLKHFVSRNAFDIEGLGSKQIEFFFESEDEKLRIRTAPEIFTLERRQEVSLTKLENIEGFGKVSVRKLFEAINTRRSIALHRFIYALGIRHVGETTAKLLARSYGSYDHFGAAMVEAGSFAGDAWNELNSIDGIGEVVARAIVEFYKEPRNVEVVSRLLEEVTPESAEMPVTTGSPVAGKTVVFTGSLEKMTRDEAKAKAESLGAKVAGSVSKKTDIVVAGPGAGSKLDKARELGVQTMDEDEWLALIGG